In Apium graveolens cultivar Ventura chromosome 10, ASM990537v1, whole genome shotgun sequence, the following are encoded in one genomic region:
- the LOC141690004 gene encoding reticulon-like protein B2 produces MADHAVESEPKVESVMEKITEKLHGDDSSTSDSDDDKKSGDKVSTLEAIENKVYRILGREKPIHKVLGGGKPADIFLWRNKKISAGVLGFATAIWVFFELLEYHLLTLVCHVLILALAVLFLWSNASAFINKSPPKFPEAALPEDLVLGVAGALRIEVNRALAILRDIAAGKDLKKFLAVIAGLWFFSILGSCWNFLTLFYISFVLLHTVPLLYEKYEDKVDAFAEKAETEIKKQYAVFNVKVLSKIPLGPLKDKKFL; encoded by the exons ATGGCAGATCACGCCGTTGAATCGGAACCGAAGGTTGAATCGGTAATGGAGAAGATCACCGAGAAGTTGCACGGCGACGATTCGTCCACGTCAGATTCCGATGACGATAAGAAGAGCGGTGATAAGGTGTCAACTTTGGAGGCGATTGAGAACAAAGTGTATCGTATTCTCGGTCGTGAGAAGCCTATTCATAAGGTCCTTGGTGGCGGCAAAc CTGCTGATATATTCTTATGGAGAAACAAGAAGATTTCTGCTGGGGTGCTTGGTTTTGCCACTGCTATCTGGGTGTTTTTTGAATTGCTGGAGTATCATTTGCTAACATTAGTATGTCATGTCCTTATATTGGCTTTGGCGGTCCTTTTTCTTTGGTCAAATGCATCTGCCTTCATCAACAA GTCTCCCCCTAAATTTCCTGAAGCTGCTCTTCCTGAGGATCTTGTCTTGGGTGTGGCAGGTGCCCTTAGAATTGAAGTTAACAGAGCTCTTGCAATACTTCGTGACATTGCAGCAGGGAAAGATTTGAAGAAGTTTCTTGCT GTGATTGCCGGTTTATGGTTCTTTTCGATCCTTGGGAGTTGCTGGAATTTCTTGACCTTGTTCTACATAT CTTTTGTGTTGCTACATACTGTCCCGCTGCTTTATGAGAAGTACGAAGACAAGGTTGATGCTTTCGCTGAAAAGGCTGAGACTGAGATCAAGAAGCAGTATGCTGTATTCAATGTGAAGGTTTTAAGCAAGATTCCTCTAGGGCCATTGAAAGACAAAAAGTTTTTGTAG
- the LOC141689346 gene encoding membrane-associated kinase regulator 5, which produces MEVFSLLKFWRSPAADLDIRNRAPDIDDETEDFFDLVFTGADCEFKQQNKTSISSSTTTKVHIDNNNPKSKQTILNKHKSPKLQAGETKSSSIRKILPIETHSKPQSPISLLKSPYKFRVFMFGLRDKAESSPSRIASSKRYMTEEVEIPMNAYLNRDNSLRSKMRWEIMEDSSPAFELGKKNTRVQKYIKLIRPFYVKASKIKMFDISPSATPSFTASVSSPRKLVDEKSGGRAVVSRGAYKSLLRNRWSSSSVGAAPSPSPVSRRDDSVMQQQDGIQGAILHCKRSFSSSSCSSTRSQECTVLSRSASDSSHQKAINAARISVEEKRSSI; this is translated from the exons ATGGAAGTGTTCAGCTTGCTCAAATTCTGGCGAAGTCCTGCCGCCGACTTAGATATTCGCAATCGAGCTCCGGACATCGACGACGAAACCGAAGATTTCTTCGATTTAGTCTTCACCGGAGCCGATTGCGAGTTTAAACAACAAAACAAAACCTCTATATCGTCATCCACTACAACAAAAGTCCACATTGACAACAACAATCCAAAATCAAAACAAACAATTCTAAACAAACACAAATCTCCAAAATTACAAGCCGGCGAGACTAAATCAAGCTCAATTCGAAAAATACTCCCAATCGAAACACACTCGAAGCCTCAATCTCCTATCTCATTGCTCAAAAGTCCGTACAAATTTCGCGTTTTTATGTTCGGATTAAGAGATAAAGCTGAGTCATCTCCGTCGCGTATCGCCTCGAGTAAGCGATACATGACGGAGGAAGTTGAAATACCGATGAATGCCTATCTAAACAGAGATAACAGCTTACGAAGCAAAATGCGATGGGAAATCATGGAAGATTCATCACCTGCTTTTGAATTAGGTAAAAAAAATACACGagttcaaaaatatattaaacTTATCAGGCCTTTTTATGTTAAGGCTTCGAAGATAAAAATGTTTGATATCTCGCCGTCGGCGACGCCGTCGTTTACGGCTAGTGTAAGTTCGCCGAGAAAGTTAGTTGACGAAAAAAGCGGAGGCCGAGCTGTGGTGTCTCGTGGAGCTTATAAAAGTTTGTTGAGAAACCGGTGGAGTTCGTCATCTGTCGGAGCTGCTCCGTCACCGTCGCCGGTGAGCCGACGAGATGACTCTGTGATGCAGCAGCAAGATGGAATCCAAGGCGCGATTCTCCATTGTAAGAGGTCGTTTAGTTCGTCTTCGTGCTCATCAACGAGGTCACAAG AATGTACTGTGCTATCGAGATCTGCTAGCGATTCATCGCATCAAAAAGCAATTAATGCAGCACGGATATCGGTTGAGGAAAAGAGAAGTAGCATTTGA